Proteins encoded by one window of Deltaproteobacteria bacterium:
- a CDS encoding class I SAM-dependent methyltransferase, which yields MAGPGSSNESLALDEEYGQATARFYDAAYARLPLPQLDGRDVEFYRELAREGAGPVLELGCGTGRVLLQIAALGFPCTGLDASQHMLARTRQKSTFPNLRLVHAPMQSFDLAGERFGLIFSAFRAFQHLYGVADQLACLACVRRHLAPGGRFAFDVFAPRLARMAALEEPETVDLRFGHEGEEIVRHAAVTRDPALQLLDVRFRYERWRDGRVVGNELASFRMRWFWRYELEHLLARAGFREIEIHGDFDRSPVSADSPAFVVVAR from the coding sequence ATGGCCGGGCCCGGGAGTTCGAACGAATCGCTCGCGCTCGACGAAGAGTACGGTCAGGCGACCGCGCGCTTCTACGACGCCGCTTACGCGCGCCTGCCCCTGCCGCAGCTCGACGGCCGTGACGTCGAGTTCTACCGCGAGCTCGCCCGCGAGGGTGCGGGCCCGGTGCTCGAGCTCGGCTGCGGCACGGGCCGCGTTCTGCTCCAGATCGCCGCGCTCGGCTTTCCGTGCACCGGCCTCGACGCCTCGCAGCACATGCTCGCGCGCACCCGGCAGAAGTCGACCTTCCCGAACCTCCGGCTCGTGCACGCGCCGATGCAGAGCTTCGACCTGGCCGGCGAGCGCTTCGGGCTGATCTTCTCCGCCTTCCGCGCGTTCCAGCACCTGTACGGGGTCGCAGACCAACTCGCCTGCCTGGCCTGCGTGCGGCGGCACCTCGCGCCCGGCGGCCGCTTCGCTTTCGACGTGTTCGCGCCGAGGCTCGCGCGGATGGCGGCGCTCGAGGAGCCGGAGACCGTCGACCTGCGCTTCGGCCACGAGGGCGAGGAAATCGTCCGACACGCGGCGGTGACGCGGGATCCGGCGCTTCAGCTTCTCGACGTGCGCTTCCGCTACGAGCGCTGGCGCGACGGACGGGTGGTCGGGAACGAGCTCGCGAGCTTCCGCATGCGCTGGTTCTGGCGCTACGAGCTCGAGCACCTGCTCGCGCGCGCGGGCTTTCGCGAGATCGAGATCCACGGCGACTTCGACCGCAGCCCCGTCTCGGCCGACTCCCCCGCGTTCGTGGTCGTGGCTCGCTAG